The following proteins are encoded in a genomic region of Danio rerio strain Tuebingen ecotype United States chromosome 16, GRCz12tu, whole genome shotgun sequence:
- the lim2.5 gene encoding lens intrinsic membrane protein 2.5, producing the protein MYSFMGGGLFCAIVGNILLVVSTATDYWMQYRLSGSFAHQGLWRYCMSGKCYTQTDSIAYWNATRAFMILSAMSCFAGIIAGILSFAHFSAFERFNRSFAAGIMFFISTLFVLLAMAIYTGVTVNFLGKRFGDWRFSWSYILGWVALLMTFFSGIFYMCAYRMHECRRVAGTR; encoded by the exons ATGTACAGCTTCATGGGAGGGGGTTTGTTTTGTGCCATCGTGGGCAACATCCTGCTGGTTGTTTCCACTGCTACCGACTACTGGATGCAGTACAGACTGTCAGGCAGCTTCGCTCACCAGGGCCTGTGGAGATATTGCATGTCTGGCAAATGCTACACACAGACTGACAGCATCG CGTACTGGAATGCAACACGGGCCTTCATGATCCTGTCAGCCATGTCGTGTTTTGCTGGAATAATCGCAGGAATCCTCTCCTTCGCTCACTTCTCCGCCTTCGAGAGGTTCAACCGTTCCTTTGCAGCAGGAATCATGTTTTTCATTTCCA CTCTGTTTGTTCTGCTGGCGATGGCCATTTACACCGGCGTGACTGTCAACTTCCTGGGAAAGCGTTTCGGGGACTGGAGATTCTCCTGGTCCTACATTCTGGGCTGGGTTGCTCTGCTCATGACCTTTTTTTCAG GTATTTTTTACATGTGTGCCTACAGGATGCATGAATGCAGAAGAGTGGCCGGCACTCGCTAA
- the si:ch211-231m23.4 gene encoding free fatty acid receptor 3: protein MINQWVIFAVYVLTFLIGLPANLLAICTFIKKLGDKPSPNDILLFHLTTSDLVFLLFLPFKMYEAFMGMKWHLPQTLCSIASFFFFTTIYTSSLLLMAIAVDRYLGLAFPFKYRMLRKPIYATVGCVFIWLVSAAHCSIVFIIVHMPDQNTNGSVCYEEFTEEQKRILLPVRLEFFVVIYTLPLLVCVFCYINCINILYSRPHIVKVKKQRAIGMALCTLTIFLLCFLPYNLSHLVGYSSNKSPPWRYYTLLPSTLNTCLDPFVFYFSSSTFRESKTVSLLKTWCFKRHKRNYTKTETELNVVAI, encoded by the coding sequence ATGATCAACCAGTGGGTGATTTTCGCCGTCTACGTCCTGACGTTTCTAATCGGCCTTCCAGCGAATCTTCTGGCCATCTGCACGTTCATTAAAAAACTCGGAGACAAACCCAGTCCCAACGACATCCTGCTCTTCCACCTGACCACTTCAGATCTGGTCTTCCTGCTGTTTCTTCCCTTCAAGATGTACGAAGCCTTCATGGGCATGAAATGGCACTTACCGCAGACCCTGTGCTCCATCGcctccttcttcttcttcaccACGATTTACACCAGCTCTCTGCTGCTAATGGCTATAGCTGTGGATCGCTACTTAGGACTAGCCTTCCCGTTCAAATACCGAATGCTACGTAAACCGATTTACGCCACGGTAGGTTGTGTTTTTATATGGCTAGTCAGCGCGGCTCATTGCAGTATCGTGTTTATCATCGTTCATATGCCGGATCAGAACACAAACGGATCGGTTTGCTACGAAGAATTTACTGAAGAGCAGAAAAGGATCTTGCTGCCAGTTCGGCTGGAGTTTTTTGTGGTCATTTACACGCTGCCGCTCCTAGTTTGTGTCTTCTGCTACATTAACTGTATCAATATATTGTACAGCAGGCCTCATATTGTTAAAGTGAAGAAGCAAAGAGCCATTGGGATGGCGTTGTGCACACTTACCAtctttttactgtgttttttaccTTATAACCTGTCGCATCTAGTAGGTTACAGCAGCAATAAAAGCCCGCCGTGGAGATATTACACGCTTTTGCCGAGCACACTCAACACTTGTCTTGATCCCTTCGTCTTTTACTTTTCATCCTCAACTTTCCGCGAAAGCAAAACAGTTTCTTTGCTGAAGACGTGGTGCTTTAAAAGACACAAGAGAAATTATACAAAGACAGAAACTGAACTGAATGTTGTAGCGATATGA